In Pleuronectes platessa chromosome 8, fPlePla1.1, whole genome shotgun sequence, the genomic stretch TTTGACCAGTATGAGCAGCTTGTGCTCAgcctcgtctgtctctgtgaatgaGCGAAGTGTTCTGATCTGTCCTGTATAGCGGTCCAAACCAAAGAGACTGTGGTCAGTAACTTCCTGCAGTGAAAACAGTAACCAGCCGTTATATCCTATATCAGCGTCATAGGCTCTGACTTTAGTCACCAAGTGTCCAGCGTTCACATTGCGGGGAATCTCCTCCACACCTTCAGCAGAACCGTTGGAGCTGACTGGATACAGGATGACTGGAGCGTTGTCGTTCTGATCCAGAATGAACACGTTCACTGTGACGTTGCTGCTCAGTGACGGAGTTCCAGAATCTGACGCAACAACGTggaactggaaagttttcaccgTTTCAAAGTCAAAACTTTTTAGAGCCATGATGTCTCCGTTCTCAGAGTTAATATTTAGAAATGAAGTCAGTTTATTATCTTCACTTCTTTCTCTGAGAATGTGATAAGAAATATGTGCATTCTCATTCTCATCCGCATCAAAAGCtttgacagaaaacacagaggtgcCTGGATTGTTACTCTCTGTCACATAGAAAGTATAGGGGCTCATTGAAAACTGTGGACTGTTGTCATTCACATCTGACACCACAACACTTATTGTCTTCTCAGACGATAATGGAGGTTGACCAGCGTCTTTTGCAGTTATGGTCAACTCATAATATGACAGTTTCTCTCTGTCCAGAGGGGATTTGGTTACTAATGAATACATCTTATCTTGTAAAGATGGTGATAAAGTAAAAGGAACATTCTCAACTATGGAGCAAATAACTTTTCCATTAAGACCAGAGTCCAAGTCATTTACACTGATAAGAGCAACTGTAGTTCCAGGTCTGGAGTCTTCAGGGATAGAGCTCGAAAAAGAGGTGACCTCAATCTCAGGTGCATTGTCATTCACATCAACTATCTTGATAATTACACTTTTTTGAGTCGATAGAGGAGCAAGACCTTTATCTGATGCTTGGATTTCAATCTCATGTTTGTCTTTCCCTTCATAGTCAATTAAACCTTTCACAATTATTTCGCCTGTAGATGGATCTATGTCAAAAAGGTTTAAAGACCTACGGTTAACAATAGtgctaaatgaataaatgacatCTCCATTTGGTCCTTCATCTAAATCGGTTGCGTTCACTCGTATAACTGTTTTCCCGACTGGAGTATTTTCATCGAGCATCACAGAATAAATCCCTTTATTGAAAACAGGagcattatcatttatatctaAAACTTTTACTAGTATATTCATTTCACCAGATTTCGGAGGTTTTCCTCCATCCAGGGCAGTCAGCACTAATGAGTGACTTTCTGCTGCCTCCCTATCCAAAGATTTTTGCACAATTAAAATTGGTATTTTACCATCTTCTCCCTTATCCTTAACTTCCAAACGGAAGTGGTCGTTTGGGCTGAGTCTATATTGTTGAATAGAAAATCCTCCACCGTCTGGATCTCGTGCGGGTTCTAGAGGAGTGCGCACCCCGGGTAACACAGACTCGAACATCTCCAacgttttttctttgtctgagaAACTGGGAGAATGATCATTTATATCCAGCACCTCCACTCCCACATAGTGCACCTCCAGTGGATTTTCTAACACGGTTTTTAGATTAATTAAACACGTACTGATCTGCGcacacacctcctctctgtcaATCTTCCGGCTCACATACAGGATGCCATCGTTCTGATTTACGTGGAAAAGAGGATCCGCGTTACTGGAAACAATGCGatacttcctctctctcagcgTGCTCTTATCTAATCCAAGATCGTTTGCGATGTTTCCGACCACAGTTCCTTCGTTTACTTCCTCGTTGATTGAATAGCGTATTTGCGCTGATGTTCCGCTCCAAAAAAGCACCGCAACCACACAGCTGACCAAACATCCACGCGCCCTTCGTGGCCTGCATCTTCTTTGTTCCATGGTTAAACCCGAAATCAGCGTTAATCCATCGCAAGGAAAATAACCACGTTTTAAAAATAGATTCCAAACCGTCGATACATATACATGTCCAGTCTCTGCCTACACAGCCAGAAATGGTGGCGGACAATGCGAACCGAACAAGCTCatgttcaaatgtaaatttCATCAAGAGGCGGAACCTAAATGCAAAGAGGAAAAGCCCCTGTAATGTTGAATTTAACATTACACTGACACCATGCGACAAAACCTGTCTATGCAAGGAAAGCAGAGGAAATAAGAATGACTGAAAACGTGGCCAAACATTTTCAGAACCATGGAAAATGACTGTAGTTCACTCAAGCGACATTAACTGGAATGCACTATAAACTATATGACTTGCCAGTAGGATAGTAACAGATACAGTTTTAGATGTATGTTGGAATTCAGAATATGGGTTGTGAAGACGGACATTACACTATTGAAGAACCAGTAAAGTACGATATGACTTTTAAAAGCAGTGACAACGTTGATGAACCAGTTTTGACATTTTGGTCCTTCTTTACTTCTTTACTGAAGTCCTTAAATACCACAGCTCCAATAAGGAGCACAGCACACAATCATATAAGCTAACATACCAGGAAATATGCCTCAGGTTTTTATCAAGCATCACCCCATCTGCTATAAATTGGGTATTGTGCAACCAATGTGAGATATAAAATGACTTTTAAACTGCAAGAGCTGGTACCAATGCCACAATGATTGCCCTAATCTAAACGAACTACTCTACATTATTTGCAAAAATCAAACAATCCCTGTAAATGCATTTTCAAAAAAGTGTGGGAAATGGATAAAAAAACATGGACAGTGAGAATGTAAAATATGTAGAAGCGtattaaacaaaaatattttagaTGAAACTTTGCAATTGTTGATAAACATGCAAGTTTGCCTCAAATGatgacaaaaacatttacagaccACAGCAACATATAGTGCTTGATGTCAAGTAAATTCGAAACGAACATACAATTGCTTGAATCAATCTTACCTCTCCAGATGTCCCTCTCCTGTCAGGCAGCATTAGTGTATTGGCATGGCTTCCTGGGGCTATAGTAGATCCTATACTCATCCTGGGTCCAACTAACATGTAGCGTTTGTCTCCAGATCTGTACTGGATGCTATGACACAGTGTCCCATCATAATTAGGCTCTGGTAGATATTTAGAAGTGTAGTCTGTGGACTTTGAGCACTGCATTGAAATCAGCACGATGATACTGACGAGAAAAAGAGCTGAAACTGAGCCCACAGTTATCATCAGGTAAAAAGTCACGTTATTGTCCTCATCAGCTTTTGTTGAGCTTTTCACATCAGAAGCTGCAAAAGCCTCTTTAGGCTCCACGACTTTGACAATGACAGTAGCTGTTGCTGAGAGGGACACGTTCCCATTGTCTTTGACCAGTATGAGCAGTTTGTGCTCAgcctcgtctgtctctgtgaatgaGCGAAGTGTTCTGATCTGTCCTGTATAGCGGTCCAAACCAAAGAGACTGTGGTCAGTAACTTCCTGCAGTGAAAACAGTAACCAGCCGTTATATCCTATATCAGCGTCATAGGCTCTGACTTTAGTCACCAAGTGTCCAGCGTTCACATTGCGGGGAATCTCCTCCACACCTTCAGCAGAACCGTTGGAGCTGACTGGATACAGGATGACTGGAGCGTTGTCGTTCTGATCCAGAATGAACACGTGCACAGTGACGTTGCTGCTCAGTGACGGAGTTCCAGAGTCTGACGCAACAACGTggaactggaaagttttcagtgTTTCAAAGTCGAAACTTTTTAGCGCCATGATGTCTCCGTTCTCAGGGTTAATGTTTAAAAACGAGGACAGTTTATTCCCGCTTACATCTCTTAAAATATGATACGAAACAAGAGCATTGTCGCCTTCGTCTCGATCAGAGGCTTTTACTGAAAACACTGAGGCTGCGGGGCTGTTATTCTCAGTGATATAAAACGTGTAGGGGCTTGATGAAAACTCTGGACTGTTGTCATTCACATCTGATACAACGATGCTTATGGTCTTTTCTGTTAAAAACGAAGGTTCGCCCGTATCTTTCGCAGTAATGGTGACGTCATATTGAGAGATAACTTCCCTGTCCAGCTGTGACCTGGTGACAACAGCGTACATTTTTTCTTGCAACGATGGAGACAAAGTGAAGGGAACATCTTCTTTGATCGAGCAAATTATTTTACCGTTGATTCCAGAGTCTAAATCACGGACACTAATGAGGGCAACTGTCGTTCCTATTTTTGAATCCTCCTTGATGGAGCTGGAAAACGAAGTCACCTCTATCTCGGGAGCATTATCATTAACATCAATAACAGTTATTGTTACACTTTTGTCCGTTGTTAATGGAACTGGTCCTTTATCGGACGCCTGAATATCAATTTCATAACTTTTGCTCTTCTCAAAATCTATCGGACCTGTTACTTGAATCTCACCAGTGTTTGGATCGATACTGAATAAATCCATTAATTTCAAATCAGCTTCGTTACCAAAAGAATATATTATTTCGCTGTTTGCACCCTGGTCTGAATCAGTTGCATTCACCTGAATCACTACGGTGCCAACAGGAACGTTTTCTTTAAGAGTAGCGGAATACAGCTCCTTTGTGAACACGGGCGAGTTGTCATTAACATCAAGGACGTCCACAATTATGTCTATATTACCAGACTTCACCGGTTTTCCTCCATCCACGGCCGTGAGTCGTAGCTTGTGTTTCCCTACTGCTTCTCTATCCAGCTGCTTCTGAAGAACTAAAAATGGCATTTTTCGGTCCTCGCCTCGATCCTTGACTTCTACCCTGAAATACTCGTTATGACTGAGTCTGTATTGCTGAATGGAAAACTGGCCTACGTCGGGGTCGCGGGCCGCTTGCAGTTGAAATCTCGCCCCCGCCAGAGCCGACTCGGAAATCTCGAGCCGCTTTTCTTTCTCTGGAAAAACCGGCGAGTGGTCGTTCATGTCGAGTATTTCCACCGCCACATAGTGAATCTCCAGCGGGTTCTCTAGCACGGTTTTCAGCTGGATCAAACACGGGCTGGTGCGTTCGCACACCTCCTCCCTATCTATCCTTCTCTTCACATACAGGACGCCATCATTTTGATTAACCTGAAAAAGGGGTTCAGCCGAGCTTGTGACAATGCGATATCCTCTGTCTTTTAGCGCACTCTTATCTAGTCCCAAATCTTTCGCTATATTCCCGACCACAGTTCCATCTTCAACCTCTTCGGATATCGAATATCTGATCTGCGCAAAAGCTCCGCTCCATAAAACGTCCAAAACCACCATGAGGGAAAACCAGCACCGTTTCCTCGACGATCTGCATTGTCCTCTTTGTTCCATGACTTGAATATGACAAACAACAGTCCATTAAACGTGTCGTATGGAATCACAGACGCAGTGCCATGGTCCTGAAAGATGCACCCGtctgttttacaaaaaaaaaatacagcaacTAAAACGGACTACTGACAATTGCGATGTGGAGCACACGAAAGCGTTTCTGTTATAGATAAATGCAAGTGCTTGATTCGAAGAGAGCTCGTGACGTAAAGTGCGGCCAAAAGCACGGAATTGCTGAGCTACACTGACACCAGGCGTTCAGATGGTTGTTTGCACAAATTGTAGTTTTCATATAAACCAAGACGAAACATGCCTATACATTCATATGAACAGATAAAACAGATCTGCTGTGACGTTTTGTCTGGAATGAGAGTGTAGTATTTCAGTTTTCATATCAGTTTAAATGATAAAAGCCATTTTATCAGACTTATTCATTCACACTTTGAATGGGGTCACAGAGGGCAGTACATACAGCAACACATAAAACAACCACGTCTAGAAAATATGGAATCCAAAACGTGACAGTGCACCACAACCAAAAAGCACAGTGGTTCATCACTACCAAGCACAATGAAGAGAGCTTCAATCAGTAGAAGTCTAAATAATGAAATCCTTACTGAAAAGATTCTATGCTCTTTCCCCCCCAAGAAATATACATGTTATTATCAGTTACTTTAAATATAATCTTACCTCTCCAGATATCCCCCTCCTGTCAGGCAGCATTAGTGTATTGGCATGGCTTCCTGGGGCTATAGTAGATCCTATACTCATCCTGGGTCCAACTAACATGTAGCGTTTGTCTCCAGATCTGTACTGGATGCTGTGACACAGTGTCCCATCATAATTAGGCTCTGGCAGATATTTAGAAGTGTAGTCTGTGGACTTTGAGCACTGCATTGAAATCAGTACGATGATACTGACGAGAAAAAGAGCTGAAACTGAGCCCACAGTTATCATCAGGTAAAAAGTCACGTTACTGTCCTCATCTGCTTTTGTTGAGCTTTTAACATCAGCAGCTGCAAAAGCTTCTTTGGGCTCCACGACTTTGACAATGACAGTAGCTGTTGCTGAGAGTGACACGTTCCCATTGTCTTTGACCAGTATGAGCAGCTTGTGCTCAgcctcgtctgtctctgtgaatgaGCGAAGTGTTCTGATCTGTCCTGTATAGCGGTCCAAACCAAAGAGACTGTGGTCAGTAACTTCCTGCAGTGAAAACAGTAACCAGCCGTTATATCCTATATCAGCGTCATAGGCTCTGACTTTAGTCACCAAGTGTCCTGCGTTCACATTGCGGGGAATCTCCTCCACACCTTCAGCAGAACCGTTGGAGCTGACTGGATACAGGATGACTGGAGCGTTGTCGTTCTGATCCAGAATGAACACGTTCACTGTGACGTTGCTGCTCAGTGACGGAGTTCCGGAGTCTGACGCAACAACGTggaactggaaagttttcactgtttcaaaGTCGAAACTTTTTAGTGCAGTGATGTCTCCGTTCTCTGAGTTGATGTTTAGAAAAGAGCTGAATAGGTTGTCTTCTCTCCTGTCCCTCAAAATTTGATATGAAATCAGCGCATTACTTCCCTCGTCAACATCACGGGCTGACACTGATAAAATAGACGTGCCTGGGCTGTTGTTCTCGGTTATGTAGAACGTATATGGGTTCTGAGAAAACTCGGGTCTGTTGTCATTCACATCTGACACAACAATTCTTATAGTTTTATCTGATGACAGGGATGGTTCGCCTGCGTCTCTGGCGACGATGGTTACATTATATTGCGATTGCTTCTCTCGATCCAAAAGCAACTTGGTTACTAGAGAATACATGTTGTTTTGTAAAGAAGGAGCGAGCAGAAAAGGAAGATCTTGACTTATATGACACAACACTTTTCCATTGAGACCAGAATCTGCGTCTTTAACACTAATCAACGCCACTGTGGTTCCTGGTTTAGAATCTTCCGGGATCGCACGTGAAAAAGATGTCACCTCAATCTCTGGTGCGTTGTCGTTAACGTCAATAATGTGTATAATGACGGTTTTGTCTGTTGTCAGTGGCGCTGCGCCTTTGTCTGATGCCTGTATATCAATTTCATATCTGCCACTGTCTTCAAAATCTATGGCCCCTGCCACAGTAATGACTCCAGTCACCGGATTTAAATCGAAACGTGCACGTGCTCGTGCATCCACGTCTTTTCCAAATGAATATACAACTTCACCGTTTAAACCTTCATCCATATCTGTTGCATTAACCAGAATAACAGTCGTTCCAAGTGGAGAATTTTCTTTTAGATTTACATTATATGAATCTTTTGTGAAAACCGGGGGGTTATCATTAACATCAGAGACATCCACATTTATTGTCATGTTACCGGAGCGTGGAGGTTTACCTCCGTCAGTGGCTGTCAGAAGTAACACATGGGTCTTAACGGATTCTCTATCCAGGGGTTTTTGTAGAACTAAACTGGGAGTTTTACGGTCCTCGCCGCGATCTTTCACCTCCAAACGAAAATGTTCATTGTGACTCAACTTATACTGCTGAACGGATAATAAACCACTATCAGCATCACGCGCAGCTTGTAACTGAAATCTTGCTCCCGGTAATGCAGATTCATAAATCTCTAACATATTCTCACTTTCAGGAAAGATCGGTGCGTGGTCGTTTACATCCAGAATGTCCACGGCTACGTAGTGGACCTCCAGTGGGTTTTCTAGTACAGTTTTTAATTCGATGACACAGACCTTGCTTCGGTCGCACGTTTCCTCTCTGTCAATTTTACGGTTCACATACAAGACACCATCGTTCTGATTCACTCGAAAAGGAGGCTCTGTCGAGCTGTAGACAATGCGGTACCCCCTCTCCTTCAGCGTGGTCTTATCGAGACCCAAATCCTTCGCAATATTTCCAACAGCAGTTCCTTCTTTCACTTCCTCAGCGACGGAATATCGGACTTGTGCTGAAACTCTGCCACAAACCGTGAACAAAACCATCACGTAGACCATCCACTGTGTCCGCTCTCTCCACGTCAGACATCCCCTTTGTTCCATGACgcgaatgaaaataaaaataatacaaaatctgTCAAAAGGCTATATCCGTACAATAACGTCCAGTCTTTCCGTCACATTCGTTTTCATAATCCAACCTTTTTCCCACAGAGCACGAGAGGAGATGAGATATAAGGTAAATTGTATGTTCAAGCTGTTCGCGTCAAAGGCTCGGTCCGTGATGGTTTGAGGAGAAAGGGGATGGGTCTAGTGGCTGTGACGAAAACATGGGTAATATTTTTCTGTCATTATAACGACACCAAGTGATCATGAACCACACTACAgtgctgtatttgaaataaatatatcacaAAAGGTTGACTTTGAGCAAAACGATCGTTTAAAAACATATTCTCAAGAAaatgtttcactttatttttcctCAGAAAGTAGAGGAAGCACAGCTGCCCACACACCTTCATTTCAGTCACCAGTATGTTTCGATTTATGCATTAGAttagaatggggggggggggggggggggtaggttaTCAAAGGCATGAAAggtgaaattatatttttctgtttcagcACCAAGGACAGCGACAGTCTGCGCTAAACCACGACTGCATTTTCAGACGTACAacactaaatattgataatattCCAACTGAAAAGAAAGTTTATATTTGcacaaatgttattttatttagcaGGAAGGTAAATATAGAACATTTTGATACACTAGTAATCTGTCATACCAATGGCCATGAGACATCAGAAGCTCTGATACAAAACAGAGTGTTGTCTTTATGACTGCCAAGTATAATCCTCACATCATATTGGGATAGTTCTACTAAGCCTGTTGCTCCTCACAAATTGCACATGACTATGCCACTGCCGCACTGATATCATCTTTGTGTAAGCAATTTAACAAAATACCAAACCCTTCTTGTTTTAATACAAGATAAATGTGTAGGTCTTCTATCAACAAGACTCTGATAGTTGAATGAACACAGTGTTTTCCCATCCATTTTATGAGGGTGATGCGGTAGTGTAAGACAGGAATACTTGCTTCATAACCAAACATATTAATCAGTTTGATCCCGCAGATTCAAACCAAAGAATATCACAGGAATAATGAACGAAATGATGTTAGAAATTAATCTTTGTACCAAATAAGGCTACACAAAGTTCTGTGAGGGAATGTGAAACTATCTTACCTCTCCAGATGTCCCTCTCCTGTCAGGGAGCATTAGTGTGTTGGCATGGCTTCCTGGGGCTATAGTAGATCCTATACTCATCCTGGGTCCAACTAACATGTAGCGTTTGTCTCCAGATCTGTACTGGATGCTGTGACACAGTGTCCCATCATAATTAGGCTCTGGTAGATATTTAGAAGTGTAGTCTGTGGACTTTGAGCACTGCATTGAAATCAGCACGATGATACTGACGAGAAAAAGAGCTGAAACTGAGCCCACAGTTATCATCAGGTAAAAAGTCACATTATTGTCCTCATCTGCTTTTGTTGAGCTTTTCACATCAGAAGCTGCAAAAGCTTCTTTGGGCTCCACAACTTTGACGATGACAGTAGCTGTTGCTGAGAGTGACACGTTCCCATTGTCTTTGACCAGTATGAGCAGCTTGTGCTCAgcctcgtctgtctctgtgaatgaGCGAAGTGTTCTGATCTGTCCTGTATAGCGGTCCAAACCAAAGAGACTGTGGTCAGTAACTTCCTGCAGTGAAAACAGTAACCAGCCGTTATATCCTATATCAGCGTCATAGGCTCTGACTTTAGTCACCAAGTGTCCTGCGTTCACATTGCGGGGAATCTCCTCCACACCTTCAGCAGAACCGTTGGAGCTGACTGGATACAGGATGACTGGAGCGTTGTCGTTCTGATCCAGAATGAACACGTTCACTGAGACGTTGCTGCTCAGTGACGGAGTTCCGGAATCTGACGCAACAACGTGGAACTTAAAGGTTTTCAGCGTTTCAAAGTCAAAACTTTTTAGAGCCACGATGTCTCCGTTCTCTGAGTTGATGTTAAGAAACGATGTCACTCTATTTTCACTACCTGCATTCCTGAGAATATGATATGAAATAAGCGCATTTTCTCCTTCGTCGCGATCAGATGCTCTCACAGAAAACACCGAGGCTCCCGGGGTGTTATTTTCACTGATGTAGAACGTGTAGGggctcagtgaaaacacaggaCTGTTGTCATTCGTATCGGACACGAACACACTAATGGTCTTTTCGGATGTCAATGCTGGTTCGCCTGCATCTTTAGCGATTATTGTAATATCATAACTTGATTGTTGTTCCCTGTCCAGCAGTGATTTAGTGACGACAGCAAACATGTTGTCTTGTATAGATGGAGTTAATGTGAATGGACCGTCTTCAGAGACAGAGCTAATTATTTTACCATTTACGCCTGAATCCGAATCCGTAATGCTGATAAGTGCTACGGTTGTTCCTGGTCGAGCGTCCTCTGAAACCGAATTTGACAATGACGCCACCTCAATTTCAGGAGCATTATCGTTTGTATCTCTGATTTTAATAATAACACTTTTATCTGTTCTGAATGGAATACTTCCCTTATCAGACGCCTGTATATCAATATCATAACTGTCTTGTTCCTCAAAGTCTACACGACCAGTTACAGTGATCTCCCCCGTAACAGAGTCGATTTCAAACAGCTCTCGGATTTTATCTTTTACATCACTGCCAAATGAATAAACCACTTCTCCGTTGGCTCCTTTGTCCAAATCCGTTGCATTAACTTTGATGACTGTTGTACCAATGGGAGAATTCTCCTGAAGCACCACTGAATATGTGTCCTTTGTGAACACAGGCATGTTATCATTAACATCCAGAACATCTATGTATATTTCAACTGTGCCTGTTTTGGGTGGATTTCCGCCATCTATAGCTGTCAAAAGCAATTGGTGGCTACTTCTGGCCTCTCTGTCCAGCTGTCTCTGCAATTGTAAAATTGGAGTTTTACCATCTCGTCCTCGATCTTTAATTTCTAAGCGAAAATGGTCGTTCTGGCTGATTTTATACTGCTGGACTGAATTTGTGCCACCATCCGGATCGTGGGCATTCTGTAGCTGATATTTTGCCCCTGGCAACGCAGACTCAGATATTTCGAGCCGTTTTGTTTTCTCCGGAAATGTGGGAGAGTGGTCGTTTAAGTCTGTTATCTCCACGGTGACATAATGAACTTCCAGTGGGTTTTCGAGAACGGTTTTAAGGTTAATCAAACACGCAGCGCTCTCCTTACACACCTCCTCTCGGTCTATTTTCTGGTTCGTATAAAGAACGCCGTCATTCTCATTCACCTTAAAAAGAGCGTCACTGGTACCAGACATAATACGaaatcctctctgcttcattacATTCAGATCTATTCCCAAATCTTTCGCTATATTCCCAACAGAACTTCCCTCTTTCAGCTCCTCAGATATTGAGTATCTCAGCTGTGCCGAGGTCGGTCTGGCGGATAAAAGCAGAACCAAGCTGACGAGCAATGGTCGCCATGAGTCCCGTCCTCTTTGTTTCATCATTTGACGTAAAAGTACGATTCCAAACGCCTTCATCATCGTCCACGAGTCTCGATGCAATGTCTCCACCACCGCAAGAAATGTATTCACATCTCCATAGAATGAAtttcacaaaatgcaaaaacgTCCACCGGTGCGTGTATTCCGATTCTGCCAGTTAAATGTGGTCTAACCGGACTGAACAATGGGGACGGACTCGCGCATGCTTCGCTGAGGCGCCGGCTAGGCGTTATAATGATAAGGTACTGCCgccttgtgagtgtgtgggatACTGCATTGTATCATGTTCAACTGATAAATACTGAATTAagaaatgaatacataaatTAATATGAGCACAAAGTATTCCATAGGTATTTTGAGTATAAGAAATTTTCTCTAAATTCATATCTGGGTTTAGCAGCAATAGATGAGGATGGTAATCAGAAAACGTTTAATTAAAATGCAATAAGTATCTAATATAATTTACTCACCTCTCCAGACATCCCCCTCCTGTCAGGCAGCATTAGTGTGTTGGCATGGCTTCCTGGGGCTATAGTAGATCCTATACTCATCCTGGGTCCAACTAACATGTAGCGTTTGTCTCCAGATCTGTACTGGATGCTGTGACACAGTGTCCCATCATAATTAGGCTCTGGCAGATATTTAGAAGTGTAGTCTGCGGACTTTGAGCACTGCATTGAAATCAGCACGATGATACTGACGAGAAAAAGAGCTGAAACTGAGCCCACAGTTATCATCAGGTAAAAAGTCACGTTATTGTCCTCATCTGCTTTTGTTGAACTTTTCACATCAGAAGCTGCAAAAGCTTCTTTGGGCTCCACGACTTTGACGATGACAGTAGCTGTTGCTGAGAGTGACACGTTCCCATTGTCTTTGACCAGTATGACCAGTTTGTGCTGAgcctcgtctgtctctgtgaatgaGCGAAGTGTTCTGATCTGTCCTGTATAGCGGTCCAAACCAAAGAGACTGTGGTCAGTAACTTCCTGCAGTGAAAACAGTAACCAGCCGTTATATCCTATATCAGCGTCATAGGCTCTGACTTTAGTCACCAAGTGTCCTGCGTTCACATTGCGGGGAATCTCCTCCACACCTTCAGCAGAACCGTTGGAGCTGACTGGATACAGGATGAC encodes the following:
- the LOC128446183 gene encoding protocadherin alpha-3 isoform X2, with the translated sequence MEQRGCLTWRERTQWMVYVMVLFTVCGRVSAQVRYSVAEEVKEGTAVGNIAKDLGLDKTTLKERGYRIVYSSTEPPFRVNQNDGVLYVNRKIDREETCDRSKVCVIELKTVLENPLEVHYVAVDILDVNDHAPIFPESENMLEIYESALPGARFQLQAARDADSGLLSVQQYKLSHNEHFRLEVKDRGEDRKTPSLVLQKPLDRESVKTHVLLLTATDGGKPPRSGNMTINVDVSDVNDNPPVFTKDSYNVNLKENSPLGTTVILVNATDMDEGLNGEVVYSFGKDVDARARARFDLNPVTGVITVAGAIDFEDSGRYEIDIQASDKGAAPLTTDKTVIIHIIDVNDNAPEIEVTSFSRAIPEDSKPGTTVALISVKDADSGLNGKVLCHISQDLPFLLAPSLQNNMYSLVTKLLLDREKQSQYNVTIVARDAGEPSLSSDKTIRIVVSDVNDNRPEFSQNPYTFYITENNSPGTSILSVSARDVDEGSNALISYQILRDRREDNLFSSFLNINSENGDITALKSFDFETVKTFQFHVVASDSGTPSLSSNVTVNVFILDQNDNAPVILYPVSSNGSAEGVEEIPRNVNAGHLVTKVRAYDADIGYNGWLLFSLQEVTDHSLFGLDRYTGQIRTLRSFTETDEAEHKLLILVKDNGNVSLSATATVIVKVVEPKEAFAAADVKSSTKADEDSNVTFYLMITVGSVSALFLVSIIVLISMQCSKSTDYTSKYLPEPNYDGTLCHSIQYRSGDKRYMLVGPRMSIGSTIAPGSHANTLMLPDRRGISGESGSRMSIGSTLGPGSRANTLMLPDRRGMSGEPKAPNADWRYSASLRAGGVMQSSVHMEESSVMQGAQGVLVQNWPTASSAADAEGGEVSPPMGAGVDSNSWHFRYGPGGPGAPPQHLKPGEVPPEAFIIPGSPAIISIRQNQGGEDDKSDFITFGKKEEAKKKKKKKKEKKDKKDKGKDDDE
- the LOC128446359 gene encoding fat-like cadherin-related tumor suppressor homolog — protein: MEQRGQCRSSRKRCWFSLMVVLDVLWSGAFAQIRYSISEEVEDGTVVGNIAKDLGLDKSALKDRGYRIVTSSAEPLFQVNQNDGVLYVKRRIDREEVCERTSPCLIQLKTVLENPLEIHYVAVEILDMNDHSPVFPEKEKRLEISESALAGARFQLQAARDPDVGQFSIQQYRLSHNEYFRVEVKDRGEDRKMPFLVLQKQLDREAVGKHKLRLTAVDGGKPVKSGNIDIIVDVLDVNDNSPVFTKELYSATLKENVPVGTVVIQVNATDSDQGANSEIIYSFGNEADLKLMDLFSIDPNTGEIQVTGPIDFEKSKSYEIDIQASDKGPVPLTTDKSVTITVIDVNDNAPEIEVTSFSSSIKEDSKIGTTVALISVRDLDSGINGKIICSIKEDVPFTLSPSLQEKMYAVVTRSQLDREVISQYDVTITAKDTGEPSFLTEKTISIVVSDVNDNSPEFSSSPYTFYITENNSPAASVFSVKASDRDEGDNALVSYHILRDVSGNKLSSFLNINPENGDIMALKSFDFETLKTFQFHVVASDSGTPSLSSNVTVHVFILDQNDNAPVILYPVSSNGSAEGVEEIPRNVNAGHLVTKVRAYDADIGYNGWLLFSLQEVTDHSLFGLDRYTGQIRTLRSFTETDEAEHKLLILVKDNGNVSLSATATVIVKVVEPKEAFAASDVKSSTKADEDNNVTFYLMITVGSVSALFLVSIIVLISMQCSKSTDYTSKYLPEPNYDGTLCHSIQYRSGDKRYMLVGPRMSIGSTIAPGSHANTLMLPDRRGTSGEVRLIQAIAETGHVYVSTVWNLFLKRGYFPCDGLTLISGLTMEQRRCRPRRARGCLVSCVVAVLFWSGTSAQIRYSINEEVNEGTVVGNIANDLGLDKSTLRERKYRIVSSNADPLFHVNQNDGILYVSRKIDREEVCAQISTCLINLKTVLENPLEVHYVGVEVLDINDHSPSFSDKEKTLEMFESVLPGVRTPLEPARDPDGGGFSIQQYRLSPNDHFRLEVKDKGEDGKIPILIVQKSLDREAAESHSLVLTALDGGKPPKSGEMNILVKVLDINDNAPVFNKGIYSVMLDENTPVGKTVIRVNATDLDEGPNGDVIYSFSTIVNRRSLNLFDIDPSTGEIIVKGLIDYEGKDKHEIEIQASDKGLAPLSTQKSVIIKIVDVNDNAPEIEVTSFSSSIPEDSRPGTTVALISVNDLDSGLNGKVICSIVENVPFTLSPSLQDKMYSLVTKSPLDREKLSYYELTITAKDAGQPPLSSEKTISVVVSDVNDNSPQFSMSPYTFYVTESNNPGTSVFSVKAFDADENENAHISYHILRERSEDNKLTSFLNINSENGDIMALKSFDFETVKTFQFHVVASDSGTPSLSSNVTVNVFILDQNDNAPVILYPVSSNGSAEGVEEIPRNVNAGHLVTKVRAYDADIGYNGWLLFSLQEVTDHSLFGLDRYTGQIRTLRSFTETDEAEHKLLILVKDNGNVSLSATATVIVKVVEPKEAFAASDVKSSSKAEEDNNVTFYLMITVGSVSALFLVSIIVLISMQCSKSTDYTSKYLPEPNYDGTLCHSIQYRSGDKRYMLVGPRMSIGSTIVPGSHANTLMLPDRRGTSGEVRLIQWKLRDKGARHEHVIVSLRFHLFRESSSRCSRF